One Rhodococcus sp. P1Y DNA window includes the following coding sequences:
- a CDS encoding S1C family serine protease yields MTDDRNGSERDDSSPTQDHSAQQDSTQQNPGQQNPGPQGPAQQSDQHATQQFPTQQNSPQSAYGQPGQYARPAYGQNPYQQGYGYSQQHAPSQHATPTHHEAPVQAPAALKSRPGRTTLVAGAIALVLVGGGIGGAVGVLAAGGGNGSGAATNSLNSTVTAAQPAANIPDGSIQAVANKVLPSVVQIQVTGSQAEGEGSGVILSSDGLILTNNHVATGAGANGKLTVAFNDGSTAQATLVGADAVSDMAVIKVEGRTDLTPIELGSSSNLQVGQQVVAIGSPLGLAGTVTTGIVSSLNRPVSTSGESGNQNSVIDAIQTDAAINPGNSGGALVNTEGQLIGINTAIATLGGSESSGSQSGSIGLGFAIPVDQAKRIADELSTTGKATQAMIGVQVPSKDDANGATVVEVTEGGPAAAAGIPKGAVITKVDDRVVSSGDALIAAVRSHAPGDSVTITYTDGGSEKTADVKLGTAEPQTAPVQAPSRSGSESQSPFQIPGFPGGR; encoded by the coding sequence ATGACCGACGATCGTAATGGCTCCGAGCGAGATGACTCTTCGCCGACGCAGGACCATTCAGCCCAGCAAGACTCGACCCAGCAGAACCCAGGCCAGCAGAACCCAGGCCCTCAGGGTCCTGCTCAGCAGTCGGATCAGCACGCGACGCAGCAGTTCCCGACGCAGCAGAATTCGCCCCAGTCGGCGTACGGTCAGCCAGGGCAATATGCGCGTCCGGCGTACGGGCAGAACCCGTATCAGCAGGGCTACGGCTACAGCCAGCAGCACGCGCCTTCGCAGCATGCGACCCCGACGCATCACGAGGCGCCTGTGCAGGCACCGGCTGCGCTGAAGAGTCGACCCGGCAGAACAACTCTCGTGGCAGGCGCGATTGCTCTTGTACTGGTCGGTGGCGGAATCGGTGGCGCTGTAGGTGTTCTCGCAGCCGGTGGTGGTAACGGCTCAGGCGCTGCGACCAACTCGCTCAACTCGACGGTGACGGCAGCGCAGCCCGCGGCCAATATCCCCGACGGTTCCATTCAGGCTGTGGCCAACAAGGTCCTGCCGAGTGTCGTGCAGATCCAGGTCACCGGCAGCCAGGCCGAGGGTGAAGGTTCTGGAGTCATCCTTTCCTCGGACGGTCTCATCCTGACCAACAATCACGTCGCGACCGGAGCGGGGGCCAACGGCAAGCTGACGGTTGCCTTCAACGACGGCTCGACTGCTCAGGCCACCCTCGTCGGCGCCGACGCTGTGTCCGACATGGCCGTCATCAAGGTGGAGGGCCGGACCGACCTGACGCCCATCGAGCTCGGTTCCTCGTCCAATTTGCAGGTCGGCCAGCAGGTCGTCGCGATCGGATCACCGCTCGGTCTGGCCGGCACGGTCACCACAGGCATCGTGTCCTCGCTCAACCGGCCCGTGTCGACCAGCGGAGAGTCGGGCAACCAGAACTCCGTCATCGACGCGATCCAGACCGATGCAGCCATCAACCCCGGTAACTCGGGCGGCGCGCTCGTCAACACCGAAGGCCAGCTCATCGGCATCAACACGGCCATCGCGACGCTCGGCGGCAGTGAGTCCTCGGGCTCGCAGAGCGGCTCGATCGGACTCGGGTTCGCCATCCCGGTGGATCAGGCCAAGCGCATCGCGGACGAATTGAGCACAACCGGCAAGGCGACGCAGGCCATGATCGGCGTGCAGGTGCCGTCGAAGGACGATGCCAACGGCGCAACGGTCGTCGAGGTCACTGAGGGTGGCCCAGCTGCCGCGGCCGGCATCCCCAAGGGCGCCGTCATCACCAAGGTCGACGACCGAGTCGTCTCCTCCGGGGACGCGCTCATCGCCGCTGTCCGCTCGCACGCACCGGGCGATTCCGTCACCATCACCTACACCGACGGCGGAAGCGAGAAGACCGCTGACGTGAAGCTCGGTACCGCGGAACCGCAGACCGCACCAGTCCAGGCGCCGTCCAGGTCCGGCTCCGAGTCGCAGTCCCCGTTCCAGATCCCTGGCTTCCCCGGGGGTCGTTGA
- a CDS encoding MogA/MoaB family molybdenum cofactor biosynthesis protein: MELEAPLAGRALVVIVDDKTAHSADKNDSTGPLVTELLTEAGFLVDGVVAVTSDEVDVRNALNTAVIGGVDLVVSIGGTGVSPRDVTPDVTAEVLDREIPGISEALRSSGLAAGSLDAGLSRGLVGVSGSTLVVNLASSRAAIRDGMATLTPLASQVISELSGLDA; encoded by the coding sequence ATGGAACTCGAGGCACCTCTGGCTGGGCGCGCGTTGGTTGTAATCGTCGACGACAAAACTGCGCACAGCGCCGACAAGAACGATTCGACCGGTCCTCTGGTGACCGAACTGCTCACCGAAGCCGGATTTCTGGTCGACGGGGTGGTCGCCGTCACGTCGGACGAGGTCGACGTGCGCAATGCCCTCAACACCGCTGTGATCGGCGGCGTCGATCTGGTCGTCTCGATCGGGGGGACCGGAGTGTCCCCACGGGACGTGACGCCAGATGTGACGGCGGAGGTTCTCGACCGCGAGATCCCCGGCATTTCGGAGGCGCTGCGCTCGTCCGGGCTCGCTGCGGGTTCGCTCGACGCCGGTCTATCCCGCGGCCTGGTCGGCGTGTCCGGCAGCACGCTGGTAGTCAACCTTGCATCCTCGCGGGCAGCAATCCGCGACGGAATGGCGACGCTGACGCCGTTGGCGAGCCAGGTCATCTCCGAGCTGTCCGGTTTGGACGCCTGA
- a CDS encoding MspA family porin, whose translation MTEIQKPRRSRGLKSMSAAVVAGASVVGLVLGTGTASAAVDSSNSVVDANGNLITVTLSDTFINSVPPLDGNPLTREWFANGVAGWEVTGPDADDFEGTVAVGYQVGYPASLGGKITFGYSTPNFSIGGGTDLNFDETGLTDGTNSSSFSTNDLLPSLGFEAEIAPGPGIVDATGASGNVQGTEGDAAGASGTIQIANVHGTATGILGNVRVRPYVMVTSSTGDVAVTYGNPWVFN comes from the coding sequence ATGACGGAGATCCAGAAGCCGCGGCGTAGCCGTGGACTGAAGTCCATGAGCGCTGCAGTTGTAGCCGGCGCTTCGGTTGTCGGCCTGGTGCTCGGCACGGGTACCGCGTCCGCAGCTGTTGACAGCTCCAACTCGGTTGTGGATGCCAACGGCAACCTCATCACCGTGACGCTGTCCGACACCTTCATCAACAGCGTCCCGCCGCTCGACGGCAACCCACTCACGCGTGAGTGGTTCGCCAACGGCGTTGCAGGCTGGGAAGTTACCGGGCCTGACGCCGACGACTTCGAAGGCACCGTCGCAGTTGGCTACCAGGTCGGCTACCCGGCCAGCCTCGGTGGCAAGATCACCTTCGGCTACTCGACCCCGAACTTCAGCATCGGTGGCGGCACGGATCTCAACTTCGACGAGACCGGCCTTACCGATGGAACCAACAGCAGCTCCTTCTCCACCAACGACCTCCTGCCGTCGCTCGGCTTCGAGGCCGAGATCGCTCCCGGACCCGGCATCGTCGACGCCACCGGCGCTTCGGGCAACGTCCAGGGCACCGAGGGTGACGCTGCTGGCGCTTCGGGCACCATCCAGATCGCCAACGTTCACGGCACCGCTACCGGCATCCTCGGTAACGTCCGCGTTCGCCCGTACGTCATGGTCACCAGCTCCACCGGTGACGTTGCTGTGACCTACGGCAACCCTTGGGTCTTCAACTGA
- the mscL gene encoding large conductance mechanosensitive channel protein MscL: protein MLKGFKDFLLRGNVVDLAVAVVVGAAFTAIVTAFTTNIVNPLVSAIGGSNEYGWGFQITSSAETFINLGAVVTAIINFVIIAAVVYFVLILPVNTAKKRFVSQPDKELSDVDVLVQIRDILAGGTTVGQKLSTPADDTGGSGEAIGDSDDSGSGQHSKP, encoded by the coding sequence ATGCTCAAGGGTTTCAAGGACTTCCTTCTCCGCGGAAACGTTGTGGATCTCGCCGTCGCGGTGGTCGTCGGCGCAGCGTTCACCGCAATCGTCACAGCCTTCACCACTAACATCGTCAACCCTCTCGTGTCCGCGATCGGCGGATCGAACGAGTACGGCTGGGGATTCCAGATCACCTCCAGCGCAGAGACTTTCATCAATCTCGGCGCAGTGGTCACAGCCATCATCAACTTCGTGATCATCGCCGCGGTGGTCTACTTCGTGCTCATCTTGCCGGTCAACACCGCGAAGAAGCGCTTCGTGAGCCAACCCGACAAGGAGTTGAGCGACGTCGACGTTTTGGTCCAGATTCGCGACATTCTGGCGGGCGGAACCACCGTCGGCCAGAAGCTGTCGACGCCTGCCGACGACACGGGTGGCAGCGGCGAGGCCATCGGCGATTCGGACGACTCCGGTAGCGGGCAGCACAGCAAGCCGTAG
- a CDS encoding MspA family porin has product MNKSRFSALRRIGRIAVLGAVGSVAVGLMSTGAANAETFVPLPNGEKVAGPYKIAHFDESAKVAPQIAFNGLNRNAWATGTALSEVPEGATGTLKTGYLVGCQLDMDDLSFGLDLGAGIEGGNTNIITLFPIPFLIGGEGETTNKIEGGVSFDVPLKDREVAAVEVASKDVKGPITAIQYQDVAISVQNCGGYAQARSYTTLELTGDYRYKGTLYGQPFSIG; this is encoded by the coding sequence ATGAACAAGTCTCGCTTTTCCGCGCTGCGCAGGATCGGTCGAATCGCTGTGCTCGGTGCAGTGGGATCGGTCGCTGTCGGGCTGATGTCCACCGGGGCCGCCAACGCCGAAACTTTCGTCCCTCTCCCCAACGGAGAGAAGGTCGCCGGACCGTACAAGATCGCGCACTTCGACGAGTCCGCCAAGGTCGCGCCGCAGATCGCGTTCAACGGCCTCAACCGGAACGCCTGGGCCACCGGGACCGCGCTGTCGGAGGTGCCCGAGGGCGCTACCGGCACCCTGAAGACCGGCTACCTCGTCGGCTGCCAGCTCGACATGGACGACCTCAGCTTCGGGCTCGACCTCGGCGCCGGAATCGAAGGTGGCAACACCAACATCATCACGCTGTTCCCCATTCCTTTCCTCATCGGTGGCGAGGGTGAGACCACCAACAAGATCGAGGGCGGTGTCTCGTTCGACGTTCCGCTGAAGGATCGTGAAGTGGCAGCTGTCGAGGTCGCGTCGAAGGACGTGAAGGGGCCGATCACCGCGATCCAGTACCAGGACGTCGCGATCTCGGTTCAGAACTGCGGAGGCTACGCCCAGGCCCGCTCGTACACGACCCTCGAGCTCACCGGCGACTACCGCTACAAGGGCACATTGTACGGCCAGCCGTTCAGCATCGGCTGA
- a CDS encoding MspA family porin codes for MNTSQDITRGTVKLKNNKSAAARIAALGAVGAIAIGFWSAGAASADTFVPLADNEISKTLVDGTTVTIKGFGQSGLISPSMGATPTQRNVWVTGNYTVETSNPGGGSIEPGFLVGCQVDFAAGISGGVEGSFGQGNTISLEPGTLDLGITRTQPNTYDIGAGVNLDLAPGQLNDVKLVADETDAKIDGVTVATEVSNSFDFSGNGGGFTFADETLSVSGCAGFAEARSYVNVTIDNDAVTSTVTLWGQPFSIG; via the coding sequence ATGAATACTTCGCAGGACATCACGAGGGGAACAGTCAAGTTGAAGAACAACAAGAGCGCAGCCGCCCGCATTGCGGCTCTGGGCGCCGTTGGCGCCATTGCGATCGGATTCTGGTCGGCAGGTGCAGCAAGCGCCGATACGTTCGTGCCGTTGGCCGACAATGAGATCTCTAAGACGCTCGTCGACGGAACTACGGTGACGATCAAGGGATTCGGTCAGAGCGGCCTCATCTCACCGTCGATGGGTGCCACGCCGACTCAGCGCAACGTGTGGGTGACCGGTAACTACACCGTCGAGACGTCCAACCCCGGCGGCGGATCCATCGAGCCCGGTTTCCTCGTCGGATGCCAGGTCGATTTCGCCGCCGGTATCAGCGGTGGCGTTGAAGGCTCGTTCGGGCAGGGCAACACCATCAGCCTCGAGCCCGGAACTTTGGATCTCGGAATCACTCGCACGCAGCCGAACACGTACGACATCGGTGCAGGAGTCAACTTGGACCTCGCTCCCGGCCAGCTCAACGACGTCAAGCTCGTTGCGGACGAAACCGACGCCAAGATCGACGGCGTGACCGTCGCGACCGAGGTGTCGAACAGCTTCGACTTCTCCGGCAACGGAGGCGGTTTCACCTTCGCCGACGAAACCTTGAGTGTCTCCGGTTGTGCTGGCTTCGCCGAAGCTCGCTCGTACGTCAACGTCACCATCGACAACGATGCCGTCACCTCTACCGTGACGCTGTGGGGACAGCCCTTCAGCATCGGCTGA
- a CDS encoding SAF domain-containing protein produces MPRTPSSPRTSGSRTTTSNKSSRLDATLFDRLSARPAWARPLMLRRIAAGILAAAGIVVFARDSVVEDQVPVVVAARDLTPGVQLAAADIGVKEFSPSTVPDGASSDTGDVLTHTVAGPVRAGEPLTDVRILSSRLAQATIDVPDARVVPIRLSDAGVTDLLRSGDTVDVLTVGEGDDDRTARVLASDAVVVLVSSDGDRQRSQDRVVLVAMSAQDATTVAAASLVSALTVTLR; encoded by the coding sequence ATGCCCCGCACTCCCAGTTCGCCTCGCACTTCCGGTTCTCGGACAACCACCAGCAACAAGTCCTCGCGTCTCGACGCCACGCTGTTCGACCGTCTTTCCGCCCGTCCGGCTTGGGCGCGGCCACTGATGTTGCGCCGGATTGCCGCCGGAATTCTCGCGGCTGCGGGGATCGTCGTTTTCGCCCGTGACTCGGTCGTCGAGGATCAGGTACCCGTCGTGGTCGCAGCGCGTGATCTGACGCCGGGAGTTCAGCTGGCCGCTGCCGACATCGGTGTCAAAGAGTTCTCGCCCTCGACGGTTCCCGACGGGGCGTCGAGCGATACCGGTGACGTGCTGACGCACACCGTCGCTGGACCGGTGCGGGCGGGCGAGCCGCTCACCGACGTTCGGATTCTGTCCTCACGACTCGCGCAGGCGACGATCGACGTTCCCGACGCCCGCGTGGTCCCCATCCGCCTCAGCGACGCAGGAGTCACGGACCTGCTCCGCTCGGGCGACACCGTCGACGTCCTGACGGTCGGCGAAGGAGACGACGACCGGACCGCACGGGTCCTGGCGTCCGACGCAGTGGTGGTCCTGGTCTCGTCCGACGGGGATCGGCAGCGGAGTCAGGATCGAGTGGTGTTGGTAGCCATGTCGGCCCAGGATGCAACAACCGTCGCCGCCGCATCCCTCGTCAGCGCCCTGACCGTGACGCTCCGTTAA
- a CDS encoding FmdB family zinc ribbon protein, translating to MPTYSYACTECDNRFDIVQSFSDDSLTVCPQCTGKLRKLFNSVGIVFKGSGFYRTDSRGGSSTVSESAGESKSDSAPAKTESTPAKAASSSDSSSSSSSSSTTKAAASS from the coding sequence ATGCCCACCTATTCGTACGCCTGCACCGAATGCGACAACCGATTCGACATCGTGCAGTCGTTCAGTGACGACTCGTTGACTGTGTGCCCGCAGTGCACGGGCAAGCTTCGTAAGCTGTTCAACTCGGTTGGAATCGTGTTCAAGGGCAGCGGATTCTACCGGACCGACAGCCGCGGCGGATCGAGCACAGTAAGCGAAAGCGCAGGCGAGTCCAAGAGCGACTCGGCGCCCGCCAAGACCGAGTCGACGCCGGCGAAGGCCGCCTCGAGCAGCGATTCTTCGTCTTCGAGCAGCTCGTCTTCGACGACGAAGGCTGCCGCCAGCTCGTAG
- a CDS encoding 5-formyltetrahydrofolate cyclo-ligase, translating into MTREDSVTPVSKDEWRRYVLTRRRCIDPDERAMESSRLCHAAAESARGATAVAAYVPVGSEPGSLDLLDALRCETPAVLVPVAGEPGPLHWAEYTGRDNLRGAPYGLMEPTGSVLDPESVSECTLVFVPALAVDLRGVRLGRGAGFYDRTLDLVGPEVPIVAIVRDGELVDALPEEPHDRRCTHALTPNRGLVALNRE; encoded by the coding sequence ATGACGCGCGAAGATTCCGTGACGCCGGTCTCCAAGGATGAGTGGCGACGCTATGTCCTGACTCGGCGTCGCTGCATCGATCCCGACGAGCGGGCCATGGAATCTTCGAGACTGTGTCATGCCGCAGCCGAATCGGCGCGCGGAGCAACAGCGGTAGCGGCGTACGTGCCGGTCGGAAGCGAGCCGGGCTCACTCGATCTGCTCGACGCACTTCGCTGCGAAACCCCCGCGGTCCTGGTGCCCGTGGCTGGAGAACCAGGCCCATTGCACTGGGCAGAGTACACAGGCAGAGACAATCTGCGCGGCGCTCCGTACGGATTGATGGAACCGACGGGTTCGGTACTGGACCCGGAGTCCGTCTCCGAGTGCACTCTCGTGTTCGTTCCCGCTCTGGCCGTAGATTTACGGGGAGTTCGCCTGGGACGGGGTGCGGGCTTCTACGACAGGACTCTCGATCTCGTCGGCCCGGAAGTTCCGATCGTCGCGATCGTGCGGGACGGAGAACTCGTAGACGCGTTGCCCGAGGAACCGCACGACCGTCGGTGTACTCACGCGCTGACGCCGAACCGTGGCCTGGTCGCGCTGAACAGGGAATAG
- a CDS encoding Mu transposase C-terminal domain-containing protein, producing the protein MDPDKLAIVETGVLTASGERWSQAEARFGVLAPLLEMHPVRSEAVDAAAQRLGLSRRRVYTLIGRLRNGTGTVTDLLTKVSSGGRGRSRVAAEVEELIGDHLTRYFLHRQKLSVAALHRRIALACHRAGLPVPARNTVTARIAALHPASVARSRGGPDAARPRQSAGDSPPTVAGILDQVQIDHTVVDVMIVDEYERQPIGRPYLTIAIDVFSRSVLGFVVTLEPPSSISVGLCLGRVCCEKQTWLEACELAEQVQWPMAGKPKQLYLDNASEFKSEALRRGCAQHAITLEYRPPGRPHYGGIVERIIGTAMTAVHELPGTTFSNPADRGSYDSDKHAALTLRELERWLVLAIASYHASVHAGIGNTPAAVWAGGVAAVGHAPRVVLGETAFLVDFLPVIRRRLTRTGFVLDHVHYFSNALKPWVARREDLGRFVIRRDPRDLSRIWVLEPDGAGYVEVPYRTMSHPAVTLWEHRAAITRLREQGRSNVDEGALFSMIEQMREVTDRSQKATRKARRNRARRMHLTGAASAPIPAIYPPVEPRADGGTATPVFSDIEEW; encoded by the coding sequence ATGGACCCCGACAAGCTCGCCATCGTGGAGACCGGTGTGCTGACAGCGTCGGGGGAGCGGTGGTCCCAGGCCGAGGCCCGTTTCGGTGTCCTGGCTCCCTTGCTGGAGATGCATCCGGTGCGTTCGGAAGCGGTCGACGCTGCAGCGCAGCGCTTGGGACTATCCAGGCGGCGGGTCTACACGTTGATCGGCAGGCTCAGGAACGGGACGGGGACAGTCACCGATCTTCTGACGAAGGTCTCGTCGGGTGGGCGTGGCCGCAGCCGAGTAGCGGCTGAGGTTGAGGAATTGATCGGCGACCATCTCACCCGATATTTTCTTCATCGCCAGAAGTTGAGTGTCGCTGCGCTGCATCGACGTATCGCGCTGGCGTGTCACCGCGCGGGTCTGCCAGTGCCGGCCAGAAACACCGTCACCGCACGAATCGCCGCCCTCCATCCGGCATCGGTGGCCAGGTCCCGCGGAGGACCCGATGCCGCCCGCCCGCGTCAGTCCGCCGGCGACAGTCCACCGACAGTTGCGGGGATTCTCGATCAGGTCCAGATCGACCACACCGTCGTCGATGTGATGATCGTCGACGAGTACGAGCGGCAACCGATCGGTCGCCCCTACCTGACGATCGCCATTGATGTCTTCAGCCGTTCCGTACTCGGGTTCGTCGTCACTTTGGAGCCGCCGTCGTCGATATCGGTCGGGTTGTGCCTGGGCCGCGTGTGCTGCGAGAAGCAGACATGGCTGGAGGCATGCGAGCTCGCTGAGCAGGTGCAGTGGCCGATGGCAGGGAAGCCGAAGCAGTTGTATCTCGACAACGCCTCCGAGTTCAAAAGCGAAGCGCTGCGCCGCGGATGCGCCCAGCACGCCATCACCCTCGAATACCGTCCTCCGGGCCGACCGCACTACGGCGGGATCGTCGAACGCATCATCGGGACGGCGATGACGGCGGTGCACGAGCTGCCTGGGACCACCTTCTCGAACCCAGCGGACCGAGGAAGCTACGACTCGGACAAGCATGCGGCGTTGACATTGCGTGAGTTGGAACGCTGGCTGGTCCTGGCCATAGCCTCGTATCACGCGAGTGTTCACGCAGGGATCGGGAACACTCCGGCCGCGGTGTGGGCCGGCGGGGTCGCCGCAGTTGGTCATGCCCCTCGTGTGGTGCTCGGCGAAACCGCGTTCCTGGTGGACTTTCTTCCCGTCATCCGGCGACGTCTGACGCGTACGGGCTTCGTTCTCGATCACGTGCACTACTTCTCGAACGCGCTCAAACCGTGGGTTGCGCGGCGAGAGGATCTGGGGCGGTTCGTGATACGACGTGACCCACGCGATTTGAGCAGAATCTGGGTCCTCGAACCAGACGGTGCCGGCTATGTCGAGGTGCCGTACCGGACGATGTCACATCCCGCGGTGACACTGTGGGAGCACAGAGCTGCTATCACCCGTCTCCGCGAACAAGGTCGGTCGAACGTCGATGAGGGCGCACTGTTTTCGATGATCGAGCAGATGCGCGAGGTCACCGACCGCTCGCAGAAAGCCACCCGCAAAGCCCGGCGCAACCGTGCCCGCCGCATGCATCTCACCGGCGCCGCGTCTGCGCCGATCCCGGCGATCTACCCGCCGGTGGAGCCTCGAGCGGACGGCGGCACCGCAACGCCGGTCTTCAGCGATATCGAGGAATGGTGA